CAGCAAAACTTTATCAGAGAAAGTACTATGATGTTAGATAACATTCAACTAAAATTAGAAATTTAGTACAACAATATAAAAGTTGAGTTTTTCTGTGAGATGGACTGAGCATTCATCCAATGAGGCTCATTTCATACTGATTTATTAGTTGCAGCTTTGGCAATTGCAGGTTTGGGGTACGTTGATTGAGTaggattttgtttttccatttttacaaTTGAGAGTGAAAGACATAGGTGTGACTTTGCCCTTCTTGCAGCAAGAGCATTGACTTTCCCATTTGCCCTCTGGAGTGAAGATCTGAGAAGATGAACAGAAGCCGGAACAACTGGGAATCTGGACCTAAGAGAGAAGAGTAATATGTCTTTGATATACTGCATGCATATGATTACACAGGTTTATCTTTAACGGTCAACTGCATGATGACCGGTCATTATGACTAAAAACTTTTTCTATATAGGAAGGAGGCAGTAGAGGGACAGGTGGGTTTGGATACATTCTGATTTTGCAAATTCAGGATTAATTTACAGTGCTTTAGCAGCCAAAGATTTTAACATATGGGGTTTAAAATCATTTCATGAAAGGGCTACGGAGGCTGCATTCCTTCATATCTCCCAATGTTGTAAATTCCCAATGTCAATCCTTCCAATCACTTAATTATTATTGTCTACAGTGTGCTAATAGTGCTGCAATTAAACTCAATTAAACTTAATATACATTTCAAGATAACATTTATCATggccatattttttgttttgcaatcagttcggtaaaaaaaatattttcatacagAGGACATGAGTTATCTCTAAAATTGACAGCAGAGGCAGTGTACACTAGGCTGTACAGTGCAGAGAGTGTGTTATATCGATATACTGTTATATAAGACAGCAAATTACCTGAGCAGAACATTGTCCCTTCTGAACTGTGACTGTGCTGTAAACCACATTGCAGTCATTCTTCTTTTTCACTGAAACAAGttaaataatacagaaatgattaaatgctaaaattgtttgaatttaaaatatGCAGTGGATATCTTTAAACAATCATGGCACCAAATATATGGTGCAGtataaaaaataagtgaaaaaacatAGGCCAAGTTCAAGTCTTAGATTAGGATACTTACCACACTTAAGGTTCGGACAACATTGACCAGAAACATTTACAGTAACCAGCTCTTGTGTGCTGCTGCATGTAGGCACTGAACTACATTTACACTTGGAACCTAAGGAACAAGAAATAaacatgtttcttttttctgttaaacatttaaaaaataattaaacataatgtttTGTGTTAATAGAGTGGTGCAAACAATGCATCTCTACTATGGCAAAGTCAAG
This Polypterus senegalus isolate Bchr_013 unplaced genomic scaffold, ASM1683550v1 scaffold_8518, whole genome shotgun sequence DNA region includes the following protein-coding sequences:
- the LOC120521059 gene encoding integumentary mucin B.1-like, which codes for MFISCSLGSKCKCSSVPTCSSTQELVTVNVSGQCCPNLKCVKKKNDCNVVYSTVTVQKGQCSAQVQIPSCSGFCSSSQIFTPEGKWESQCSCCKKGKVTPMSFTLNCKNGKTKSYSINVPQTCNCQSCN